CTACTGCTAAAGGATATTCCGCTCGTACATATACATACCCTTTGTTAGCACCTATTGCATAACCAGCAATTGTCATACCTTCAATTACAGCATGAGGATCTCCTTCTAAGAGACTTCTATCCATAAATGCGCCTGGATCACCTTCATCAGCATTACAAATAACATATTTTTGTTCTGACTCACTCTTTGCAGCGAATTCCCATTTAAGTCCAGTTGGAAATCCACCGCCACCTCTACCTCTTAGTCCAGAATCCTTAACAACTCTAACAACTTCCTCTGGACATTTGTTTTTAAATATGCTTCCTATCGCCAAATAACCATCATTGGCAATGTACTCATCAATGGAACTGAAATCAATCTGCCCACAATTATTCAGTACAATCTTTTTTTGCTTTTCGAAAAAAGGTATATCATTTAATTTATGTATATGTTTACCTGAGATATCATCGTAATAACACTTTTGTTCTACGATTTCTCCTCCAAGAATATGCTTAATTACTATTTCTTCCATTTCTTCAGGTTGTAATTTAATATAGTAGATATTTCCAGGCTCTACAAGAAGTGATGGGCCAAGATGGCAGGCTCCTATACATCCAGTCTCAGTAATCAATACCTTATCTTCATAATTATATTTCTTCAAAGCTTCTACAAGAGCATCCTTTACATCTTTACAATTCGAAGAAATACATCCAGCGCCAAAACATACATGTAAATTATATTGATATTTTTTTGTCATTTCATCAAATTCATTTTTTACTCGCTTTAAATCACTAATATTCATTATCTTTGCCATGACTTCATCTCCTTCAACTAATATTTCTCTAGTATTTCACTGAGTTTATCTGGATTTACTTGTTTATACACAGTATCGTTAATTGATATTGCTGGAGCTAAGCCACAAGCTCCTATACATCTCATTACTTCAAGAGTGAATTTTTTATCTTCTGTAGTTTCTCCTATACCAATGCCCAATATTTCTTGTAACTTATCGAGGATTTTCTTGCCACCTCTAACATAACAAGCTGTTCCAAGACAGACTCTTATAGTATACTTTCCTCTTGGGACAGTGGAGAAAAAAGAATAGAAGCTTACAACACCAGAAACTTCTGATAGAGGCTTGTCTAATCCATCTGCAATTATTTTTTGGATGTTAATAGGTAGATGACCGTAAATTGTTTGAGCAATATGCAGGACTTGTATCAAAGATCCTTCTTTATTTTTATATTCTTCAATGAATTCTCCTATCATGGCTATTTTTTCTTCTTCGCTCATATCTTCGCATTGACATTTTTTTAACTTATCCATATCTACTCTCCTTACTATCGTTTACTTGAAACAGTCGTATTTAGTCTATTTGCAATTTGATTATTAACTTATCAATATCTTTCAACTGTTTCTTTAATAGTCTAATTTTTTCTTCATGCTCTTTAATTGAACTCATGATAATCTGCTTTTCATTATCAAATTCTTGAAGCTGCGGTATTTTTAAGTTTTCAATCTTTTTATTAATTTCTATGAGTTCTTTCTTGTAACGTTCCCAAGTGGCTTTCAAATTCTTATCATAATCCCCTCCTTCAATGTATTTTTTGATGCAATTGATGTCATAAATTAGTTGACTCTTTTTCTTTAAATAACTAATTACTTCCTCCATAAATCACACCCCTAAGTTTTTTTTTGCAATCATAAATAAACCTTATGGAATTTATAAAGTTTGAAATAATTGCTTATATATGAATGAATACCTTAATAAATAAAAGCTTCATATATTAATGGTATTCTAATCATCAAATAATTATGAATATCACTTGAGGCTTGCCAGATGTAGATATTACGGATTTTAAGTATAATAGAATTAAATATTTTACTTTATCTATATATATAGACTAAAAATTAATTATAATAATTGGATTTTAACAGAAATATTATTGTTTAATAATTATGTGAAATGACTTTAAGCATTATTAAAGTTAATACTAGAAGATTTTGCGCGTTCATTCAGAAAGAATTATGCTAATACAAGTTTATCTAAGATTATAAGAACTATTAATTACATATATAATATATTATATTAATCTACTAACAGTTTTAAGATAATACGACCATATAAACTAATTATATTAAGGACTAAATTAATTAGCTTTAGCAT
The window above is part of the Vallitalea guaymasensis genome. Proteins encoded here:
- a CDS encoding NADH-quinone oxidoreductase subunit NuoE family protein — its product is MDKLKKCQCEDMSEEEKIAMIGEFIEEYKNKEGSLIQVLHIAQTIYGHLPINIQKIIADGLDKPLSEVSGVVSFYSFFSTVPRGKYTIRVCLGTACYVRGGKKILDKLQEILGIGIGETTEDKKFTLEVMRCIGACGLAPAISINDTVYKQVNPDKLSEILEKY